The genomic stretch AGCCGCGGCGCGGCAGGTCGCGCGGATGCACCAGCCTTGGCCGATCGGGCCGGCCCGGCATGCGGACGGGTACCGGCGGCGGGGCGTCCTCCGCAATCGCCAGCTCGCCGCGCGCGAACGCCGCGGCCATCGCCAGCGTCAGCGCCGGCTTGTCGTCGGGCGTGGCGGCATCAAGACAGGCGCGGGCGGCGGAAATCAGGTCTTTCATGTCGACAACGAGAGAGTCGCGATGGCGCGCGGCGGGCGATGCGTTTCAACCAAGCGAGTATCGGGGAGCGACTTGAAACGCATCGCCCGCCGCGCGCCTGCCTGGCGCCCGCACTCCTCGGGCCGGTGCGCGTGAGGGCTAGCAACACACTCGCCCCCTAAAATCCCGTGGGCCGTCAGCCGGCTCTCCGCTTCTTCTTCGCCTCGTCCGAGCGCTGCTGCTGGATGCGCTCGAAGTAATCGCCGTCGATGCCGGTCACGTACTCGCCGTTGAAGCAGGAGCTGTCGAACTTGCGGCCGGGGAACTTGGGCCCGGCCACCGCGGTTTCCAGGTCGGCCAGGTCTTGGTAGATCAGCCAGTCGCAGCCCAGCAACTGTTCGATTTCCTTCTCACTGCGGCCGTGCGCCACCAGCTCCTCGCGCGAGGGCATGTCGATGCCATAGACGTTGGGGTGGCGGACCGGCGGCGCCGCCGAAGCCAGGTAAACCTTCTTCGCGCCGGCATCGCGCGCCATCTGCACGATCTGCTGGCTGGTGGTGCCGCGGACGATGGAATCGTCCACCAGCAGCACCACGCGGTTGCGGAACTCCAGCGGGATCGGGTTGAGCTTGCGCTTGACCGACTTCGCCCGCTCGCCCTGCCCCGGCATGATGAAGGTGCGGCCGACGTAGCGGTTCTTGATGAAGCCCTCGCGGTACTTCACGCCCAGCACGTTGGCAATCTCCAGCGCGGAATCGCGGCTGGTGTCGGGAATCGGGATGACCACATCGATGTCGTGGTCCGGCCGCTCGCGCAGGATCTTCTCGCCCAGGGTCACGCCCATACGCATGCGCGCCTTGTGGACCGAGATCTCCTCGATCATCGAATCGGGGCGCGCGAAATACACGTACTCGAAAATGCAGGTGGCATGCGGCGCGGCGGGCGCGCATTCGCGTGCGAACAGCTCGCCATTGTTGGTGATGATGATGCCCTCGCCCGGTGCGACGTCGCGCACGCGCTCGAAGCCCAGCACGTCCAGCGCGACCGACTCCGAGGCGACGATGTACTCGTCGCCAGCCGCGCCGCTGCGCTTGCCCAGCACCAACGGGCGGATGCCATGCGGGTCGCGGAACGCCACCAGCCCCAGCCCCAGCACCGTGCAGACCACCGCGTAGCCACCCTTCACCCGCCGGTTCACGCCTTCCAGCGCCGCGAATACCGCGTCCGGCGTCAGCGCGCGCTGGGTGTCCAGCTCGTGCGCGAACACGTTGAGCAGCACTTCCGAATCGGAGCCGGTGTTGACGTTGCGGCGATCCTGCTCGAACACCTCGCGACGCAGCGCCTCGGTGTTGGTCAGGTTGCCGTTGTGCGCCAGCGCGATGCCGAACGGCGAGTTGACGTAGAACGGCTGCGCCTCGTCGCTGCCCTCACTGCCCGCGGTGGGGTAGCGGCAGTGGGCGATGCCGACCTGGCCTTCCAGCAGCGCCATCGACTTCGCATCGAACACGTCGCGCACTAGCCCGTTGCCCTTGTGCACGCGCAGATGCGAGCCGTGCACGGTGGCGATGCCGGCCGCGTCCTGGCCGCGGTGCTGCAGCATGGTCAGCCCGTCATACAACAACCCGGCCACTTCGCTGTGGCCGACGATACCCACGATGCCGCACATGCTTGGGACTTCCTGTTGGAGTTGGCTCAGGGATGCGGACGGACCATGCCGTCCTTACCCGCAGCCTTGAGTTTGGCTTTCAGCGCATCGGCCTCGGCGCGGTTCATCACCGGGCCCACCCGCACCCGCGTGAGGGTGCCATTCGGGCCGGGCACGGAATCGGTGAACGCATTGAAACCGGCCTTGCGCAGCGCGTCGCGCTGGGCCAGCGCGTCCGGCGCCGAGGAGAACGCACCGATCTGCACCACGAAACCGGTGCCGGCGGCGTTGGCCGGCTTCGCCGGCAGCGGCTCGGGCTTGGCCACCGGCGTAGTGGCGGGCTTGGCTGGCTCGACCTTGACCGGCTCGGCCTTGGGCAGCGGCTTGGCTTCGATCTTCGGTTCCGCCGGTGCCGGCTTGGTCACCGCCGGTGCGGCGGGCACGGCGGGAGTCGCGGTGGCCGTGGCATCCAGCGCCACGACCTTGGCGTCCACGTCGCTGCGCACCTGGCCGGC from Thermomonas sp. XSG encodes the following:
- the purF gene encoding amidophosphoribosyltransferase gives rise to the protein MCGIVGIVGHSEVAGLLYDGLTMLQHRGQDAAGIATVHGSHLRVHKGNGLVRDVFDAKSMALLEGQVGIAHCRYPTAGSEGSDEAQPFYVNSPFGIALAHNGNLTNTEALRREVFEQDRRNVNTGSDSEVLLNVFAHELDTQRALTPDAVFAALEGVNRRVKGGYAVVCTVLGLGLVAFRDPHGIRPLVLGKRSGAAGDEYIVASESVALDVLGFERVRDVAPGEGIIITNNGELFARECAPAAPHATCIFEYVYFARPDSMIEEISVHKARMRMGVTLGEKILRERPDHDIDVVIPIPDTSRDSALEIANVLGVKYREGFIKNRYVGRTFIMPGQGERAKSVKRKLNPIPLEFRNRVVLLVDDSIVRGTTSQQIVQMARDAGAKKVYLASAAPPVRHPNVYGIDMPSREELVAHGRSEKEIEQLLGCDWLIYQDLADLETAVAGPKFPGRKFDSSCFNGEYVTGIDGDYFERIQQQRSDEAKKKRRAG